A part of Mesorhizobium japonicum MAFF 303099 genomic DNA contains:
- a CDS encoding ABC transporter permease: MSMPTATGRFGIEWQLVNGITCMLLALMLAPICMVLVISFTSGETLQFPPPALSLRWYQEVWTMLVGPDAGIGRLRESLLVSLEIAALTSLVCVLAGVPASYALVRYRFAGKTLIEELIGLPVVFPAVVLGIALLVLVSASGLDFGIFQIVVAHSIIGLPFLMRNCMAAMRGIDPMLEEAAMTLGASAPKVFREIVLPLASGGIASGAILVFILSFNEFTLSYFLYSVDVFPLSIWLFQQANTSFSPAVFAVSSLIVVVNVAAVLVVDAVIGSRGSAA; encoded by the coding sequence ATGAGCATGCCGACCGCAACCGGGCGCTTCGGAATCGAGTGGCAGCTTGTCAATGGCATCACTTGCATGCTGCTGGCGCTGATGCTTGCACCAATCTGTATGGTCCTGGTGATTTCGTTTACCAGCGGCGAGACGTTGCAGTTTCCGCCGCCGGCGCTTTCACTGCGCTGGTATCAGGAGGTCTGGACAATGCTGGTCGGTCCGGACGCCGGGATCGGGAGATTGCGGGAGTCACTGCTTGTCAGCCTGGAAATCGCGGCCCTAACTTCGCTTGTGTGCGTGCTTGCTGGTGTCCCGGCTTCCTATGCGCTGGTGCGATATCGTTTCGCCGGCAAGACGCTTATCGAAGAGTTGATCGGTCTGCCGGTGGTATTTCCAGCCGTTGTGCTTGGAATTGCGTTGCTGGTTCTGGTAAGCGCCTCCGGTCTCGATTTTGGCATCTTTCAGATCGTCGTTGCCCATTCGATCATCGGACTGCCGTTCCTCATGCGCAACTGCATGGCGGCGATGCGCGGCATTGATCCGATGTTGGAGGAGGCTGCGATGACGCTTGGTGCTTCCGCGCCTAAGGTCTTTCGGGAGATTGTCTTGCCGCTTGCCAGCGGCGGTATCGCCTCCGGCGCCATCCTCGTCTTCATCTTGTCTTTCAATGAATTCACGCTCAGCTATTTTCTCTACTCCGTCGATGTCTTCCCGCTCTCCATTTGGCTTTTCCAGCAGGCGAACACATCCTTTAGCCCGGCGGTGTTCGCCGTGTCGTCGCTCATCGTCGTCGTCAACGTAGCGGCAGTCTTGGTCGTTGACGCGGTGATCGGAAGTCGCGGATCGGCCGCCTAG
- a CDS encoding ABC transporter permease — MTAIENPVAPLPSREKDAPIRKPPIRLLLLPAGTLIGLLLVCALVVLRMSVGERNAEWTGWSLRAYMQLASSRNLGIIIDTIWMALLSALITTLVAFPIALFLTRTTSPIARRLVLIAILLPMIISLLVQSFGWMAILGPNGLLNQAISAATGIERPFSLLFNRAGVMLGLVQTSIPLAVLPAAAALRSIPLSLEEAANVLGANRIRTYRHIILPLAWPGMAAGAILVFGFNTGAFVVPLLLGGLKVTTIAVVIRDQMGSLSNWPLGAALSVLLILLALAVQSLNRLIVRTNVEIKG; from the coding sequence ATGACCGCGATCGAGAACCCCGTCGCTCCGCTCCCGTCGAGGGAAAAAGACGCGCCGATCCGCAAGCCGCCGATCAGGCTTCTTCTTCTTCCGGCTGGCACGCTGATCGGTCTCCTCTTGGTCTGCGCCCTGGTCGTCCTGCGCATGAGCGTCGGAGAGCGGAATGCCGAATGGACAGGCTGGAGTTTGAGGGCCTACATGCAATTGGCCAGCTCCAGAAACCTCGGCATCATAATAGACACTATCTGGATGGCGCTGCTGAGCGCTCTGATTACGACGCTCGTAGCCTTCCCCATCGCGCTTTTCCTGACACGGACGACATCGCCAATCGCCCGACGGCTGGTGCTGATTGCAATCCTCTTGCCGATGATCATCAGCCTGCTCGTGCAAAGCTTCGGCTGGATGGCTATTCTCGGGCCGAATGGGCTCCTCAACCAAGCGATTTCAGCCGCAACCGGAATCGAACGGCCTTTTTCGCTGCTCTTCAACCGCGCGGGTGTCATGCTCGGGCTCGTACAGACGAGCATCCCGCTCGCCGTCTTGCCCGCCGCCGCCGCGCTGCGCTCAATTCCTCTATCGCTTGAAGAGGCAGCAAATGTTCTTGGAGCAAACCGGATCAGAACCTATCGGCACATAATTCTGCCGTTGGCCTGGCCGGGCATGGCTGCGGGGGCCATTCTTGTCTTCGGGTTCAACACGGGTGCGTTTGTCGTGCCGTTGCTGCTGGGCGGGTTGAAGGTGACGACGATTGCGGTCGTAATCCGCGATCAGATGGGCTCGCTTTCCAACTGGCCGCTCGGTGCAGCACTATCGGTTTTGCTGATCCTGTTGGCACTCGCCGTGCAGTCGCTCAACCGCCTCATCGTCCGCACCAACGTGGAGATCAAGGGATGA
- a CDS encoding ABC transporter ATP-binding protein has product MEQNPVLEIRNLSRTFAHGAVRAVDHIDLDVLPGEIMSILGPSGCGKTTIMRIIAGLDSPTSGEVRILGKDVAGKPPHKRNVGLVFQSLAIFPHMSVKQNVAFGLRMKGLASNLIETKVAKALELVQLSPERFAGRRPSELSGGQLQRVALARTLVTEPALVLFDEPMAALDRRLRDYMAVELRAIQKQLGIAAVYVTHDQETASMMSDRVIIMSAGKILQAGTPEEIYEAPNSRFVSDFLGDTNTLRIARVLHQADGTSLVQTDAGLAIRVANCSDIAEGAFVIFRPEQTIVHSADPGGAFEGRVVSSQFRSGLHRWQIALPGGNTLIAQSTENRLASSAGETAWVTIDSGKARIVSQ; this is encoded by the coding sequence ATGGAACAGAATCCTGTCCTTGAGATCCGCAACCTCTCACGCACCTTTGCTCATGGTGCTGTGAGGGCAGTCGACCATATCGATCTGGACGTGCTACCGGGCGAGATCATGTCAATCCTCGGTCCCTCCGGCTGCGGCAAGACGACGATCATGCGCATCATTGCGGGATTGGATTCGCCGACTTCCGGAGAGGTTCGCATTCTCGGCAAAGACGTTGCGGGAAAGCCGCCGCACAAGCGCAATGTCGGTTTGGTCTTCCAGTCGTTGGCAATCTTTCCTCACATGAGCGTCAAACAGAATGTCGCCTTTGGCCTGCGCATGAAGGGTCTCGCCAGCAACCTGATCGAAACCAAAGTCGCCAAAGCGTTGGAACTCGTACAGCTTTCGCCGGAAAGATTTGCAGGACGACGGCCAAGCGAGCTGAGCGGAGGGCAGCTTCAGCGGGTAGCTTTGGCACGGACATTGGTGACTGAACCGGCGCTGGTCCTTTTCGACGAGCCAATGGCGGCACTCGACCGGCGCCTTCGCGATTACATGGCGGTGGAACTCAGGGCTATCCAAAAGCAGCTCGGCATTGCGGCAGTCTATGTTACGCACGACCAGGAAACGGCTTCTATGATGTCGGACCGCGTCATCATCATGAGTGCCGGCAAGATCCTGCAAGCCGGGACCCCGGAGGAAATCTACGAGGCACCGAATTCTAGGTTTGTTTCCGATTTTCTCGGCGACACCAACACCCTTCGCATCGCGCGCGTGCTCCATCAGGCGGACGGGACATCGCTGGTACAGACCGATGCCGGGCTGGCAATTCGTGTCGCAAACTGCAGCGACATAGCTGAAGGAGCGTTTGTGATTTTTCGACCCGAGCAGACAATCGTTCATTCCGCCGACCCCGGCGGCGCTTTTGAGGGCAGGGTGGTGTCGTCGCAATTTCGCAGCGGTCTCCACCGCTGGCAGATCGCACTTCCCGGTGGCAACACGCTCATTGCGCAGTCGACCGAAAACAGACTTGCCTCATCCGCCGGCGAGACCGCTTGGGTTACGATTGACTCCGGCAAAGCGAGAATCGTTAGCCAATGA